One genomic segment of Dysosmobacter sp. Marseille-Q4140 includes these proteins:
- a CDS encoding DUF2085 domain-containing protein — protein MPLIKLRRWLWRWLPIIFGCHCRPDRSFHFRDGTPFPICARCTGELGGILTAAATYWLGHPTAAVAAVLLIPMLADGFAQLCTPYESGNYRRLVTGLLFGYGLTVLLLLSLGWTYRWGFAFGLRLLGR, from the coding sequence ATGCCTCTTATTAAGCTGCGGCGCTGGCTGTGGCGGTGGCTGCCGATCATCTTCGGCTGCCACTGCCGGCCGGACCGCTCTTTTCATTTCCGGGACGGCACGCCCTTTCCCATCTGTGCCCGGTGCACCGGGGAGCTGGGAGGTATCTTGACGGCGGCCGCCACTTATTGGCTCGGCCACCCCACGGCTGCGGTGGCCGCTGTGCTGCTGATCCCCATGCTGGCGGACGGCTTTGCCCAGCTGTGCACGCCCTATGAGAGCGGCAATTACCGGCGGCTGGTGACGGGGCTCCTCTTCGGCTACGGGCTGACGGTTCTGCTGCTTCTCTCCCTGGGCTGGACCTACCGGTGGGGATTTGCCTTCGGGCTGCGCCTGCTGGGAAGGTAG
- a CDS encoding dipicolinate synthase subunit B, with amino-acid sequence MRKERVGFALCGSFCTHAQVLEALEQMTELYETVIPIASELTAFTDTRFGTSDALMERLEDLTGQEVLCDIPAVEPIGPKGLLDVLVIAPATGNTIAKLAAGITDTAVTMAAKAHLRNGRPVVIAMASNDGLAAGARNIGELLVRKNYYFVPFGQDNAQAKPSSLVADFSKIPETVDAALRGEQIQPVLLR; translated from the coding sequence GTGAGAAAAGAACGGGTCGGATTTGCGCTGTGCGGTTCCTTCTGCACCCACGCCCAGGTCCTGGAGGCCCTGGAGCAGATGACGGAACTCTATGAGACGGTGATCCCCATCGCCTCGGAGCTGACCGCCTTCACCGACACCCGCTTCGGCACCTCCGACGCCCTGATGGAGCGCCTGGAGGATCTGACGGGGCAGGAGGTCCTGTGCGACATCCCCGCTGTGGAGCCCATCGGCCCCAAGGGGCTGCTGGATGTGCTGGTGATCGCGCCGGCCACCGGCAACACCATTGCCAAGCTGGCGGCGGGCATCACCGACACCGCCGTCACCATGGCGGCCAAGGCCCACCTGCGCAACGGCCGGCCGGTGGTGATCGCCATGGCCAGCAACGACGGTCTGGCGGCCGGAGCCCGGAACATCGGGGAGCTGCTGGTGCGCAAGAACTACTACTTCGTGCCCTTCGGCCAGGACAATGCCCAGGCGAAGCCCAGCTCTCTGGTGGCGGACTTTTCCAAGATCCCGGAGACGGTGGATGCCGCCCTCCGGGGCGAGCAGATCCAGCCGGTGCTGCTGCGGTGA
- a CDS encoding dipicolinate synthase, producing MNKTFGVIGGDRRQAELVRLLEADGHTVFTYGVGGAGTGPEALDRAVSAETVILPLPLCRGDGVLNCEDAPMPTADLFRRFRRGQLLLAGQVKPQQRREAEERGLRLEDYFLREELTVANAAATAEAAVQVSMERLDRTLLGLDCLVLGFGRIGKLLSHRLHGLGAHVTATARRPGDLAWIRAYGWRALETGDLDGRLEAFGAVFNTVPSPVLDGPLLRQLPGDCLCVDLASVPGIDQTAAAALGLPWVWARSLPGRLVPRTAAAVIRDAVYYMMEERGDSV from the coding sequence ATGAACAAGACCTTTGGAGTGATCGGCGGAGACCGGCGGCAGGCGGAGCTGGTGCGGCTGCTGGAAGCGGACGGACATACCGTTTTTACTTATGGCGTCGGCGGCGCCGGCACGGGGCCGGAGGCCCTGGACCGGGCCGTGTCGGCGGAGACGGTGATCCTGCCCCTGCCGCTGTGCCGGGGGGACGGGGTCCTCAACTGTGAGGACGCGCCCATGCCCACCGCGGACCTGTTCCGGCGGTTCCGCCGGGGACAGCTGCTGCTGGCCGGGCAGGTGAAGCCTCAGCAGCGGCGGGAGGCGGAGGAGCGGGGGCTCCGGCTGGAGGACTACTTCCTCCGGGAGGAGCTGACCGTGGCCAACGCCGCCGCCACGGCAGAGGCCGCCGTCCAGGTGTCCATGGAGCGATTGGACCGGACGCTGCTGGGCTTGGACTGCCTGGTGCTGGGGTTCGGCCGCATCGGAAAGCTCCTGAGCCACCGGCTCCACGGCCTGGGCGCCCATGTGACTGCCACCGCCCGCAGGCCCGGGGACCTGGCCTGGATTCGGGCCTACGGCTGGCGGGCCCTGGAGACCGGGGACCTGGATGGCCGTCTGGAGGCTTTCGGCGCGGTGTTCAACACGGTCCCCTCCCCGGTCCTGGACGGACCGCTGCTGCGTCAGCTGCCCGGGGACTGCCTGTGCGTGGATCTGGCCTCGGTCCCGGGGATCGACCAGACCGCCGCGGCGGCCCTGGGGCTGCCATGGGTGTGGGCCCGCTCCCTGCCGGGACGGCTGGTGCCCCGCACCGCGGCGGCGGTCATCCGGGACGCGGTCTATTACATGATGGAAGAACGAGGTGACTCAGTGTGA
- a CDS encoding Crp/Fnr family transcriptional regulator yields MLTRQELEKNPLFQDITYESYLQMLTCFQAVQKSYRPDEVLYDFTDPRSNSVGILERGTAALIRIDEEGVTTVLEELGPGGVFGRSLAFSGSRRDSLEVVARTPCDVAYIDYPHILKRCENACAHHSMLVQNMLRLISEKAQSLSERVDVLSRRSIREKLLCYFRQLSEKAGGDTFTLPFSLSTLADYIATDRSAMMRELKRLREEGLLRSDGRRFTLLV; encoded by the coding sequence GTGCTGACCCGGCAGGAGCTGGAGAAGAACCCGCTGTTTCAGGACATCACCTATGAGAGCTATCTGCAGATGCTGACCTGTTTCCAGGCGGTGCAGAAAAGCTACCGGCCCGACGAGGTGCTCTACGATTTCACCGATCCCCGCAGCAACTCTGTGGGCATTCTGGAGCGGGGCACGGCCGCGCTGATCCGCATTGACGAGGAGGGCGTCACCACCGTGCTGGAGGAGCTGGGGCCCGGCGGCGTGTTTGGCCGGAGCCTGGCGTTTTCCGGCTCCCGGCGGGACAGCCTGGAGGTGGTGGCACGGACGCCCTGCGATGTGGCCTACATCGACTATCCCCACATCCTCAAGCGATGCGAGAACGCCTGTGCCCACCACAGCATGCTGGTGCAGAACATGCTGCGGCTGATCTCCGAGAAGGCCCAGAGCCTCAGCGAGCGGGTGGACGTGCTCTCCCGCCGGTCCATCCGGGAAAAGCTGCTGTGCTACTTCCGCCAGCTGTCGGAAAAGGCCGGCGGGGACACCTTCACGCTGCCCTTTTCCCTCAGCACCCTGGCCGACTACATCGCCACGGACCGCAGCGCCATGATGCGGGAGCTCAAGCGGCTGCGGGAGGAGGGCCTGCTCCGCTCCGACGGACGGCGCTTCACGCTGCTGGTATGA
- a CDS encoding YjjG family noncanonical pyrimidine nucleotidase produces MKYPYLLFDADDTLFDFPRASARAFSIMCARHGIPDTPEVYQIYHEINLELWTAFDRGEVTKEFVTLERYVRFLRALGSAEDPARCNADYLSALGEGVYPLPHAEEVCRTLAQRGHRLYIVTNAVASVQRSRLKGSVFSRYITDAFISEDAGASKPSAAYYDYVRRCLPDLTAENSLVIGDSLATDIRGANNAGLQCCWFNPGGKSRPEDLRIDYEISDLRELLEIV; encoded by the coding sequence ATGAAGTATCCCTACCTGCTCTTCGACGCCGACGACACCTTATTTGATTTTCCCCGGGCCTCCGCCCGGGCCTTCTCCATCATGTGTGCCCGGCACGGCATCCCCGACACGCCGGAGGTCTATCAGATCTATCACGAGATCAACCTGGAGCTGTGGACCGCCTTCGACCGAGGGGAAGTCACCAAGGAGTTCGTGACGCTGGAGCGGTACGTCCGCTTTCTCCGGGCCCTGGGCTCTGCCGAGGACCCGGCCCGGTGCAACGCCGACTATCTCTCCGCCCTGGGGGAGGGCGTCTACCCCCTGCCCCACGCGGAGGAGGTCTGCCGGACCCTGGCCCAGCGGGGCCACCGGCTGTACATCGTCACCAACGCCGTGGCCTCCGTTCAGCGCAGCCGCCTGAAGGGCAGCGTCTTTTCCCGCTATATCACCGACGCCTTCATCTCCGAGGACGCCGGGGCCTCTAAGCCCAGCGCCGCCTACTACGACTATGTCCGCCGGTGCCTGCCGGACCTGACGGCGGAGAACAGCCTGGTGATCGGGGACTCCCTGGCTACGGACATCCGGGGCGCCAACAACGCCGGGCTCCAGTGCTGCTGGTTCAACCCCGGCGGAAAGTCCCGGCCGGAGGATCTGCGGATCGACTACGAGATCTCCGACTTGCGGGAACTGCTGGAGATCGTGTGA
- the gltA gene encoding NADPH-dependent glutamate synthase, with translation MANMSLTKNPMPSQDPEVRNKNFSEVALGYTEEQALDEAQRCLHCKNKPCMTGCPVMVHIPEFIAEVAKGNFEEAYQIISATSALPAVCGRVCPQESQCEKYCVRGKKGEPVAIGRLERFVADWHNAHATAAPEKPASNGHRVAVVGSGPAGLTCAGDLARKGYEVTVFEALHLAGGVLVYGIPEFRLPKSIVQKEVDGLKAMGVTIATDTVVGRTITIDELMEEQGFEAVFIGSGAGLPMFMNIPGVNYRGVYSANEFLTRINLMKAYLPDSDTPIIHPKRVAVVGGGNVAMDAARCAKRLGAEVYIVYRRGMEELPARKEEVEHAEEEGIIFKTLNNPVEIFADENDNVNKIRCIRMELGEPDASGRRRPIEVPGSEFDIDVDCVIMALGTSPNPLIKSTTKGLEINKKGGIVVNEDGLTSRDSVYAGGDAVTGAATVILAMGAGKTAAKAIDEQLSGK, from the coding sequence ATGGCCAATATGTCTTTGACGAAGAATCCCATGCCCTCTCAGGACCCCGAGGTCCGCAACAAGAACTTCAGCGAGGTGGCTCTGGGTTATACCGAGGAGCAGGCTCTGGACGAGGCCCAGCGCTGCCTGCACTGCAAGAACAAGCCCTGCATGACCGGCTGCCCGGTCATGGTACATATCCCCGAATTCATCGCCGAGGTGGCCAAGGGCAACTTTGAGGAGGCCTATCAGATCATCTCCGCCACCTCTGCCCTGCCCGCCGTGTGCGGCCGCGTCTGCCCCCAGGAGAGCCAGTGCGAGAAGTACTGCGTCCGGGGCAAGAAGGGCGAGCCCGTGGCCATCGGCCGTCTGGAGCGGTTCGTGGCCGACTGGCACAATGCCCACGCCACCGCCGCCCCCGAAAAGCCCGCCTCCAACGGCCACCGCGTGGCTGTGGTGGGCTCCGGCCCTGCGGGCCTGACCTGCGCCGGCGACCTGGCCCGCAAGGGCTACGAGGTCACGGTGTTCGAGGCCCTGCACCTGGCTGGCGGCGTGCTGGTCTACGGTATCCCCGAGTTCCGTCTGCCCAAGTCCATCGTTCAGAAGGAAGTGGACGGCCTGAAGGCCATGGGCGTCACCATCGCCACCGACACCGTGGTGGGCCGCACCATCACCATCGACGAGCTGATGGAGGAGCAGGGCTTCGAGGCTGTGTTCATCGGCTCCGGCGCAGGCCTGCCCATGTTCATGAACATCCCCGGTGTGAACTACCGCGGCGTCTACTCCGCCAACGAGTTCCTGACCCGTATCAACCTGATGAAGGCCTATCTGCCCGACTCCGACACCCCCATCATCCACCCCAAGCGGGTGGCCGTTGTGGGCGGCGGCAACGTGGCCATGGACGCCGCTCGCTGCGCCAAGCGCCTGGGCGCCGAGGTCTACATCGTCTACCGCCGCGGCATGGAGGAGCTCCCCGCCCGTAAGGAAGAGGTGGAGCACGCCGAGGAAGAGGGCATCATCTTCAAGACCCTCAACAACCCCGTGGAGATCTTCGCCGACGAGAACGACAACGTCAACAAGATCCGCTGCATCCGGATGGAGCTGGGTGAGCCTGACGCCTCCGGCCGCCGCCGTCCCATCGAGGTCCCCGGCAGCGAGTTCGACATCGACGTGGACTGCGTGATCATGGCTCTGGGCACCAGCCCCAACCCCCTCATTAAGTCCACCACCAAGGGCCTGGAGATCAACAAGAAGGGCGGCATCGTGGTCAACGAGGACGGCCTGACCTCCAGAGACAGCGTCTACGCCGGCGGCGACGCCGTCACCGGCGCTGCCACCGTCATCCTGGCCATGGGCGCTGGAAAGACCGCCGCCAAGGCCATCGACGAGCAGCTCAGCGGCAAATAA
- a CDS encoding sulfide/dihydroorotate dehydrogenase-like FAD/NAD-binding protein produces the protein MYRIVRKEALRPTVTLYEIEAPLVAKKAQPGQFIILRVDENGERIPITINAYDPEKGTVTIIVQTVGATTEKLSHMKEGDFLQDFVGPLGKATETEGKKKVCVVGGGVGCAIAYPVLKKFHDSGAEVHAVIGFKNKDLVILEDQFRAASSVLKICTDDGSYGQKGLVTDALKELIDAGNQYDEVFAIGPMVMMKFVSKTTEPYGIPTTVSMSPIMIDGTGMCGGCRLSVGGEMKFACVDGPDFDGHKVDWDLAVKRNQMYREFEAHKYEETCNLFKKEAE, from the coding sequence ATGTATCGCATCGTAAGAAAAGAGGCTCTCCGCCCCACCGTCACCCTCTATGAGATCGAGGCGCCGCTGGTGGCCAAGAAGGCCCAGCCCGGTCAGTTCATCATTCTGCGGGTGGACGAGAACGGAGAGCGTATCCCCATTACGATCAACGCCTATGACCCTGAGAAGGGCACCGTCACCATCATCGTCCAGACCGTGGGTGCCACCACCGAGAAGCTCAGCCACATGAAGGAGGGCGACTTCCTCCAGGACTTCGTGGGTCCCCTGGGCAAGGCCACCGAGACCGAGGGCAAGAAGAAGGTCTGCGTGGTGGGCGGCGGCGTCGGCTGCGCCATCGCGTACCCTGTGCTGAAGAAGTTCCACGACTCCGGCGCCGAGGTCCACGCGGTCATCGGCTTCAAGAACAAGGACCTGGTGATCCTGGAGGATCAGTTCCGGGCCGCCAGCAGCGTGCTGAAGATCTGCACCGACGACGGTTCCTACGGCCAGAAGGGCCTGGTCACCGACGCCCTGAAGGAGCTGATCGACGCCGGCAACCAGTATGACGAGGTGTTCGCCATCGGCCCCATGGTCATGATGAAGTTCGTCTCCAAGACCACCGAGCCCTACGGCATCCCCACCACCGTCTCCATGAGCCCCATCATGATCGACGGCACCGGCATGTGCGGCGGCTGCCGCCTGAGCGTGGGCGGCGAGATGAAGTTCGCCTGCGTGGACGGCCCCGACTTCGACGGCCACAAGGTGGACTGGGATCTGGCGGTCAAGCGCAACCAGATGTACCGGGAGTTTGAGGCCCACAAGTACGAGGAGACCTGCAACCTGTTCAAGAAGGAGGCCGAATAA
- a CDS encoding HD domain-containing protein — translation MVKIPEHAAQVLSALEGAGFGAWCVGGCVRDSLLGRTPQDWDVTTAAVPERVLAIFGDRAVPTGLAHGTVTVRTAGGVVEVTTLRRDGTYRDHRRPQSVTFTGSLEEDLCRRDFTVNAMALDLRGELADPLGGRADLDAGLLRCVGEPDRRFREDALRILRGVRFAAALGFAVEQETDRSLRANRALLALIAPERIWAELKGLLTAPGAAEALRAYPEVIGVFWPEVLDMVGFPQRNRHHCYDVWEHTLHALAQVPPELELRLTMLLHDIGKPGCCTIDASGCGHFKGHPARSAALAEEMLRRLRTDNATRETVVRLVAWHDRNIPRTRPGVASALRQLGETDLRRLLRIKRADNLAQDPAYRAMQEQVGRAEAILDHLLAEGACVSLDQLAVRGGDLLALGLSGPAVGETLEALLDAVIEERLPNDRAAQLEYARRRCGKVPGGEKL, via the coding sequence ATGGTAAAGATCCCGGAACACGCGGCGCAGGTGCTGTCGGCCCTGGAGGGGGCGGGCTTTGGGGCTTGGTGCGTGGGCGGCTGCGTGCGGGACAGCCTCCTGGGCCGGACGCCCCAGGACTGGGACGTGACCACCGCCGCGGTGCCGGAGCGGGTCCTCGCCATCTTCGGGGACCGGGCTGTGCCCACGGGCCTGGCCCACGGCACCGTCACCGTCAGGACCGCCGGCGGAGTGGTGGAGGTAACTACCCTCCGCCGGGACGGGACCTACCGGGACCACCGGCGTCCCCAGTCCGTGACCTTCACCGGCTCTTTGGAGGAGGACCTGTGCCGCCGGGACTTCACCGTCAACGCCATGGCTCTGGACCTCCGGGGTGAACTGGCGGACCCCCTGGGCGGCCGGGCGGACCTGGACGCCGGGCTGCTGCGGTGCGTGGGGGAGCCGGACCGGCGGTTCCGGGAGGACGCGCTGCGGATCCTCCGGGGGGTGCGGTTCGCCGCGGCCCTGGGCTTTGCGGTGGAGCAGGAGACAGACCGGAGCCTCCGGGCCAACCGGGCCCTGCTGGCCTTGATCGCCCCGGAGCGGATCTGGGCCGAACTGAAAGGCCTTTTGACCGCCCCCGGTGCGGCGGAGGCCCTGCGGGCGTACCCGGAGGTCATCGGCGTGTTCTGGCCGGAGGTGCTGGACATGGTGGGCTTTCCCCAGCGCAACCGCCACCACTGCTACGACGTGTGGGAGCACACGCTCCACGCCCTGGCACAGGTGCCGCCGGAGCTGGAGCTGCGGCTGACCATGCTGCTCCACGACATCGGAAAGCCCGGTTGCTGCACCATTGACGCCTCCGGCTGCGGCCACTTCAAGGGCCACCCGGCCCGCTCCGCCGCCTTGGCGGAGGAGATGCTCCGCCGTCTCCGGACGGACAACGCCACCCGGGAGACAGTGGTCCGGCTGGTGGCGTGGCACGACCGGAATATCCCCCGGACCCGGCCCGGCGTGGCGTCGGCCCTGCGGCAGCTGGGGGAGACGGACCTGCGGCGGCTGCTGCGCATCAAGCGGGCGGACAACCTGGCCCAGGACCCGGCCTACCGGGCCATGCAGGAGCAGGTCGGAAGGGCGGAAGCCATCCTGGATCATCTGCTGGCCGAGGGAGCCTGCGTGTCCCTAGATCAGCTGGCGGTCCGGGGCGGAGACCTGCTGGCCCTGGGCCTCTCCGGCCCGGCGGTGGGGGAGACCCTGGAGGCGCTGCTGGACGCGGTGATCGAAGAGCGTCTTCCCAACGACCGCGCCGCCCAGCTGGAGTATGCCCGCCGCCGCTGCGGGAAAGTCCCAGGCGGAGAAAAATTGTAA
- a CDS encoding zinc ribbon domain-containing protein, producing the protein MAYCRKCGAQISDYASVCPECGAAQNSAPDTPPVVDNGGFLWGLLGCCIPIVGLILFLVWKDTKPRTAKAAGIGALVCVIAYVLLYVVAAVAGVGSALLYASY; encoded by the coding sequence ATGGCTTATTGCAGAAAATGCGGCGCGCAGATCAGCGATTATGCGTCGGTTTGCCCCGAGTGCGGCGCCGCCCAGAACAGTGCCCCGGATACGCCGCCCGTGGTGGACAACGGCGGCTTTCTGTGGGGACTTCTGGGCTGCTGCATCCCCATTGTGGGCCTGATTTTGTTCCTGGTGTGGAAGGACACCAAGCCCCGCACCGCCAAGGCGGCGGGCATTGGCGCCCTGGTGTGCGTGATCGCCTATGTACTGCTGTACGTGGTGGCGGCTGTGGCGGGTGTCGGCTCGGCCTTGTTGTATGCCTCTTATTAA
- the murC gene encoding UDP-N-acetylmuramate--L-alanine ligase, translated as MMNNAHPIRDYIVPGKRAHLVGIGGVSMCPLAEVLKGMGLEVQGSDMTESDTVQHLRSLGIPVSIGHSAENLGDCDFVVRTAAVHDGNPEIAGAIARKIPVYERAQAWGAIMRRYPNALCVAGTHGKTTTTSMCTHIFMAAEQDPTVMIGGTLPLLGSGYRVGQGDTIILESCEYCNSFLSFYPTVAVILNVEEDHLDFFKDLQDIQHSFRSFAELVPAAGAVVVNVDNASAMESVAGLDRRLLTFGLDHPADCTAVNLREEDGFPAFDIVIRGKTYAHAALRVHGHHNVLNALAAAASAYVLGLPGSAVEAGLAAFTGAGRRFEFKGTWNGADIYDDYAHHPDELHALLSTCRELSQYKRLVVAFQPHTYSRTAKLFDRFVEELKLADVAIVAEIFAAREQNTLGISSADLCREIPGSVYCSTLDKTAAELRKVVRPGDLVLTVGAGDIYRAGEKLLEGDK; from the coding sequence ATGATGAACAATGCGCATCCCATCCGGGACTACATCGTCCCCGGTAAGCGGGCCCATCTGGTGGGCATCGGCGGCGTCTCCATGTGCCCTCTGGCGGAGGTGCTCAAGGGCATGGGCCTGGAGGTCCAGGGCTCCGACATGACCGAGAGCGACACGGTACAGCACCTGCGGTCCCTGGGCATCCCCGTGTCCATCGGCCACAGCGCCGAGAACCTGGGGGACTGCGACTTCGTGGTCCGCACCGCCGCCGTCCACGACGGCAATCCCGAGATCGCCGGGGCCATCGCCCGGAAGATCCCCGTCTACGAGCGGGCCCAGGCCTGGGGCGCCATCATGCGCCGCTACCCCAACGCGCTGTGCGTGGCGGGCACCCACGGCAAGACCACCACCACCTCCATGTGCACCCACATCTTCATGGCGGCGGAGCAGGACCCCACCGTCATGATCGGCGGCACGCTGCCCCTGCTGGGTTCCGGATACCGGGTGGGCCAGGGGGACACCATCATCCTGGAGTCCTGCGAGTACTGCAACAGCTTTCTGAGCTTCTATCCCACCGTGGCCGTGATCTTGAACGTGGAGGAGGACCACCTGGACTTCTTCAAGGACCTTCAGGACATCCAGCACTCCTTCCGCTCCTTCGCGGAGCTGGTGCCCGCCGCCGGAGCCGTGGTGGTCAACGTTGACAACGCCTCCGCCATGGAGTCCGTGGCGGGCCTGGACCGCCGCCTGCTGACCTTCGGCCTGGACCATCCGGCGGACTGCACCGCCGTGAACCTCCGGGAGGAGGACGGCTTCCCGGCCTTCGACATCGTGATCCGCGGCAAGACTTACGCCCACGCCGCCCTGCGGGTCCACGGGCACCACAACGTCCTCAACGCCCTGGCCGCGGCGGCCTCCGCGTATGTGCTGGGCCTGCCCGGCAGCGCCGTGGAGGCGGGTCTGGCCGCCTTCACCGGCGCCGGACGGCGGTTCGAGTTCAAGGGCACCTGGAACGGCGCCGATATTTACGACGACTACGCCCACCACCCTGACGAGCTCCACGCCCTGCTGTCCACCTGCCGGGAGCTGTCCCAGTACAAGCGGCTGGTGGTGGCCTTCCAGCCCCACACCTACTCCCGCACCGCCAAGCTCTTCGACCGGTTCGTGGAGGAGCTGAAGCTGGCGGACGTAGCCATCGTGGCGGAGATCTTTGCCGCCCGGGAGCAGAACACCCTGGGCATCTCCTCCGCCGACCTGTGCCGGGAAATTCCCGGCTCCGTGTACTGCTCTACCCTGGACAAGACGGCGGCGGAACTGCGGAAAGTGGTCCGGCCCGGGGACCTGGTGCTGACCGTGGGCGCCGGGGACATCTATCGGGCCGGCGAAAAGCTGCTGGAAGGAGACAAATAA
- a CDS encoding CBS domain-containing protein, whose translation MNIAYFLLPKSTVAYLYDDYTFRQGLEKMRYHGYTAIPVITREGQYAGTVSEGDFLWRLLSQEDTRRPLSMKELEDLRIRDILNRDAYPPVRITVTMEELVNSAMQQNFIPVVDDLGNFTGIVTRKDIIRYFSEQKDAAQPRLLRKIV comes from the coding sequence GTGAACATTGCCTATTTTCTGCTCCCCAAAAGCACCGTCGCTTACCTGTACGATGACTACACCTTCCGCCAGGGCCTGGAGAAGATGCGCTACCACGGCTATACCGCCATTCCCGTCATCACCCGGGAGGGGCAGTACGCAGGCACCGTCAGCGAGGGGGATTTCCTCTGGCGGCTGCTCTCTCAGGAGGACACCCGCCGCCCCCTCTCCATGAAGGAGCTGGAGGACCTGCGGATCCGGGATATTCTGAACCGTGACGCGTATCCCCCCGTCCGCATCACCGTCACCATGGAGGAGCTGGTCAACAGCGCCATGCAGCAGAACTTCATCCCGGTGGTGGACGATCTGGGCAATTTCACCGGCATCGTGACCCGAAAGGACATCATCCGTTACTTCTCGGAACAGAAGGACGCGGCTCAGCCCCGTCTCCTTCGCAAGATCGTGTAG
- a CDS encoding DegV family protein: MSEYVILTESSCDLSPELVTEADVEVLPLSFTIDGKNYPHYPDARAYPIKDFYQRMREGAVAVTAAANVVELTEGMEKHLRQGRDVLFLCFSSGLSSTRDACAIAAEDLRERYPDRKIYTVDTLAASGGQGLLVLLAGRKRKAGAAIEEVRDFAEETKLHVGHWFTVDDLVYLKRGGRVSSAAAVVGTMLNIKPVLHVDNEGHLIPMEKVRGRKAAVQALFRHMQETALPDQETVLINHADCLPEAQALADQIRAAFHPREVLIADLGPIIGAHTGPGLVTLFFLAEHR; this comes from the coding sequence ATGAGCGAGTACGTGATCCTGACGGAGTCCTCCTGTGATCTGTCGCCGGAACTGGTGACCGAAGCGGATGTGGAGGTGCTGCCCCTGTCCTTTACCATTGACGGGAAGAACTACCCCCACTATCCCGATGCCCGTGCCTATCCGATCAAAGACTTCTATCAGAGAATGCGGGAGGGGGCTGTGGCCGTCACTGCCGCTGCCAACGTGGTGGAGCTGACCGAGGGGATGGAAAAGCATCTGCGCCAGGGCCGGGACGTGCTGTTTTTGTGCTTTTCCTCCGGCCTCTCCAGCACCCGGGACGCCTGCGCCATCGCGGCGGAGGACCTGCGGGAGCGGTATCCGGACCGGAAGATCTACACGGTGGATACCCTGGCCGCCTCCGGTGGGCAGGGCCTGCTGGTGCTGCTGGCGGGGCGGAAGCGGAAGGCCGGCGCCGCGATCGAGGAGGTCCGGGACTTCGCCGAGGAGACCAAACTCCACGTGGGCCACTGGTTCACCGTGGACGATCTGGTGTACCTGAAGCGGGGCGGCCGGGTGTCCTCCGCAGCGGCCGTGGTGGGCACCATGCTCAACATCAAGCCGGTGCTCCATGTGGACAATGAGGGCCACCTGATCCCCATGGAGAAGGTCCGGGGCCGCAAGGCAGCCGTCCAGGCCCTGTTCCGCCATATGCAGGAGACCGCCCTGCCGGATCAGGAGACGGTCCTTATCAACCACGCGGACTGCCTGCCGGAGGCCCAGGCCCTGGCGGACCAGATCCGCGCGGCCTTCCATCCGAGAGAGGTGCTGATCGCCGACCTGGGCCCCATCATCGGCGCCCACACTGGTCCGGGCCTTGTGACGCTGTTCTTCCTGGCGGAGCACCGTTGA
- a CDS encoding prolyl-tRNA synthetase associated domain-containing protein, which yields MEISQLYHNTRPEGELLPQEAAAFDALERLGIDYDRVSSEPADNMEKCAAVSAVLGMPICKNLFLCNRQKTQFYLLAMGPDKPFHTKDLSHQIGSARLSFAPEEELWELLHCTPGSATVLGLMNDTDHRVRLLMEREVYEAEWFSCHPCICTSSLKLKTSDVLHKFLPATGHDVTVVDL from the coding sequence ATGGAGATCTCACAGCTGTACCACAACACCCGGCCCGAGGGGGAGCTGCTGCCCCAGGAGGCCGCCGCTTTCGACGCCCTGGAGCGCCTTGGCATCGACTACGACCGGGTCTCCAGCGAGCCCGCCGACAACATGGAAAAGTGCGCCGCCGTCAGCGCCGTGCTGGGTATGCCCATCTGCAAGAACCTCTTCCTCTGCAACCGGCAGAAAACCCAATTTTATCTTCTGGCTATGGGTCCCGACAAGCCCTTTCACACCAAGGACCTCAGCCACCAGATCGGCTCCGCCCGGCTCTCCTTCGCCCCGGAGGAGGAGCTGTGGGAGCTGCTGCACTGCACCCCCGGCTCTGCCACGGTGCTGGGCCTCATGAACGACACGGACCACCGGGTGCGCCTCCTGATGGAGCGGGAGGTCTACGAGGCGGAGTGGTTTTCCTGCCACCCCTGCATCTGCACCAGCAGTCTGAAGCTGAAAACGTCCGACGTGCTCCACAAGTTCCTGCCCGCCACCGGCCACGATGTAACGGTGGTGGACCTGTAA